The sequence TGGGTAAGGTTATTCCTTCCTCAGCGCTTCCACCGGTTGCAGCGCGGCGGCTTTGCGCGCGGGATAGACGCCGGCCACGATCCCGGCCAGCGACAGCGATCCGATCGCCAGCATCGCGCTCGACGCCACCAGCGTGGGCGGATCGAAGCCCGGAGGCGAGGGCAGCAGGTGCAACGCCGCCATGATCCCCCAGGCCGCGCCCATCCCCAGGCCACCGGAGATGATGGTGAGGATCACGCCCTCGAGCAGGAATTGCGTGAGGATGTTGCGATTGGTGGCGCCCAACGCCTTGCGTAATCCGATCTCTTTGGTCCGCTCGGCCA comes from Acidobacteriota bacterium and encodes:
- a CDS encoding FtsX-like permease family protein, giving the protein HQLARDEARAVVAKNHSFDPKNEDAFEDWDTVKSQEMVGKIFDAMNMFLGSVGLVTLALGAIGIINIMLVSVAERTKEIGLRKALGATNRNILTQFLLEGVILTIISGGLGMGAAWGIMAALHLLPSPPGFDPPTLVASSAMLAIGSLSLAGIVAGVYPARKAAALQPVEALRKE